From a region of the Blastopirellula marina genome:
- a CDS encoding carbon storage regulator has translation MLVLTRKQQQQIQIGEGVTITILKVKGNTVRIGIEAPNDVKIVRAELEPEEEAAPAADEVEPQSTVSRIDQIETATAGSQAQEDYRVLSFRVKQESTDVKRNDSPRAASMRDFLAARAANSVG, from the coding sequence ATGTTAGTTCTGACTCGCAAGCAGCAGCAGCAAATCCAAATCGGCGAAGGCGTCACCATCACCATCTTGAAGGTGAAGGGAAACACGGTTCGTATTGGGATCGAAGCCCCCAACGACGTGAAGATCGTTCGTGCCGAATTGGAACCTGAAGAGGAAGCTGCTCCTGCTGCCGACGAAGTCGAGCCTCAGTCAACCGTGTCGCGGATCGATCAGATCGAAACAGCGACCGCTGGTAGCCAGGCTCAGGAAGACTACCGCGTCCTCTCCTTCCGCGTGAAGCAAGAGTCGACCGACGTCAAGCGAAACGATTCGCCGCGAGCCGCCAGCATGCGTGACTTTCTCGCTGCCCGCGCTGCTAACTCGGTAGGTTAA